CTTCGGCCACCTGGTCGGCCAGTTTCGTCCTGCCGTCGTACATCGTCAGCACGATCGTGGAGACGTGGAGCTCACGGTTGAGGTGCGCCTGTACGAGTTCGATATTGCGCAGCAGCTGTCCGACGCCCTCGAGTGCGTAATACTCGCACTGGATCGGGATGAGAACCTCACGGGCTGCCACCATCGCGTTGACGGTCAGCAGACCCAGTGATGGGGGACAGTCGATGAACACGTAGTCGATCTGGTACTTGGCAAGCACATCGTCGGCGAGCGCATTACGCAACCGATTCTCGCGGGCCACCAGCGACACGAGTTCGATCTCGGCGCCGGCCAGATCGAGAGTCGCAGGCACGCAGAACAGGCCGCGCTGGCTGGGCGACTCCTGGATCGCTTCCTCGAGGGTCACTTCACCGAGCAACAACTCGTACACCGATGCGATGTCCTCTGCGCGATGATCGATGCCGAGCGCGGTACTGGCGTTGCCCTGGGGGTCGAGATCGACAACCAGAACGCGAAGACCGCGCAGCGCGAGTCCCGCCGCAAGGTTGACGGTCGTCGTGGTCTTCCCGACGCCGCCCTTCTGATTGGCGACGGTCATGATCCGTGTATGCGGCGGTTTGGGTAGTTGCCCCGCACCCCCGGGAGTCAGTACCTGACTCGCGCGCTCGGCGGCCATGGCGATTGGGGTGTCGGCGAAGGGCTGGCCGTCAACTCCGGGGTGACCCCCTGCCGCAGTTTCACGTGAAACATTCGGGTCTTGATCGACCACGCGTGGACTCCTTTGACCGACCTCGTACGGACTCGCGTCCGTACCGCCGGCGGCTGTAGCTGCCGACCCTACGGTCGCGGAAGCGTCCATTGCAGCACCTTCGGGGGTGCCGACAGAACGCTTCCTATTCTGCGCCCTCCGCGGACTCCACACCAATCCGATCGCCTCCTCAGCGCCGTCCGGAACGGCCACCGCGCGACCGCTCGGTCTTCGTTCCCACGATCACGGTCGTCGGCGTCTCGAGAACGCGATCGCCACACGTGTGAACCGTCAGTTCTGTGATCCCAGAGCGCCCGACCACCGCCCGATCGCGTTCGATCTCTTCGGCGGCTGACGACCCCTTGATCGCGATCATCTGGCCTCCGGGACGGACCAGGGGAGCGGACCATTTCGCCAACCGTTCGAGCGGCGCGACTGCTCGCGACGTCACCACATCGGCGGGCTCGACGACGGCGCGTACCGCCTTCTCTTCCGCTCGCCCTCGGATCACGATCACGTTGTCCAACGAGAGCGCGGCAGCAGCACGGTCCAAGAAGGTGCTGCGTCGGAGTAGCGGTTCGATGAGAGTGATCGAGAGATCTGGGCGTGCAATGGCGAGGGGGATGCCGGGGAGGCCGGCACCGCTGCCGATGTCGACCACGCGCAACCCGTGCGAGATGAGCTCGCCGAGTACGCCGCAGTTGAGAATGTGACGATCCCACAGTCGCGGGACCTCTCGCGGACCCATGAGTCCGTGGTCGATCCCGTCGGTGGCGAGGACGCGCCAGTAGTCCACCGCCAGCGCCACCCGCTCACCGAAGACATCAGTCGCGATGTCTGGCGGAACCGCCAACGCATCAAGATCGTGCTCGTGCCCGGGTTGTGCGTCAGACGGCACTTCGCCTCCGTTCGAGTGGGATACCTAGACAGTGTTTCACGTGAAACCCAACCCTCTGGCAGGTCGGTGCACATCGGGTCCTAGCGCGATGTTTCACGTGAAACACATCGATGTGATTCGACGACAAACCGACGGAACTGAGCGCAACGTCCCGTCGAACCCGCGATCGACATCTGCGTCGCTTTCGCCCCCTCCCGCTCCCTGGTCCGAGAGATCCGCTAGATCTCTGGCCCTGGGGCCAGAAGCAAAAGCCGCCAGGCCCAAACAAGCGACGAAGAAGCGCGGTCGAGATCGACGAGCCTCGATAGATTCGCGACGCATCTCGCCAGGACCCTTCGTGACGGCCTCCGCAAGCTCCGGCCTCCTCAGGGAGCGGTGGTTCCCTCGTAGCCCACGACGGCCGCCAGGCCGCAGATACCGAGGAG
The genomic region above belongs to Gordonia hongkongensis and contains:
- the rsmG gene encoding 16S rRNA (guanine(527)-N(7))-methyltransferase RsmG, which gives rise to MPSDAQPGHEHDLDALAVPPDIATDVFGERVALAVDYWRVLATDGIDHGLMGPREVPRLWDRHILNCGVLGELISHGLRVVDIGSGAGLPGIPLAIARPDLSITLIEPLLRRSTFLDRAAAALSLDNVIVIRGRAEEKAVRAVVEPADVVTSRAVAPLERLAKWSAPLVRPGGQMIAIKGSSAAEEIERDRAVVGRSGITELTVHTCGDRVLETPTTVIVGTKTERSRGGRSGRR
- a CDS encoding ParA family protein; its protein translation is MVDQDPNVSRETAAGGHPGVDGQPFADTPIAMAAERASQVLTPGGAGQLPKPPHTRIMTVANQKGGVGKTTTTVNLAAGLALRGLRVLVVDLDPQGNASTALGIDHRAEDIASVYELLLGEVTLEEAIQESPSQRGLFCVPATLDLAGAEIELVSLVARENRLRNALADDVLAKYQIDYVFIDCPPSLGLLTVNAMVAAREVLIPIQCEYYALEGVGQLLRNIELVQAHLNRELHVSTIVLTMYDGRTKLADQVAEEVRRHFGDKVLSTIIPRSVKVSEAPGYGMTIIEYDPGSRGAMSYLDAARELALRAAEGAPA